One Cohnella candidum genomic region harbors:
- a CDS encoding cytidylyltransferase domain-containing protein, with product MRIAAIVQARMGSTRLPGKVLRPLGGVPVIQWIYERLSKCRNLDQIVVATGESAADDEFAETLKRLGIPVFRGSEHDVLDRYYRAARAIRADAVVRITGDCPLIDPAVVDAVVARFNEGQPELRYVSNINPPTYPDGLDVEVFTIEALYQAWRQSEWASEREHVTPYMRNRPDLFPQDHIRCEKDYSHYRWTLDEERDWSFLTALVSLASDKGWEPREVSFPEWLSLIESHSDLTGRNEGILRNEGEMKSLAADRKVK from the coding sequence ATGAGAATCGCCGCCATCGTGCAGGCGCGCATGGGCTCCACGCGGCTGCCGGGCAAAGTGCTCCGGCCTCTCGGCGGGGTGCCGGTCATTCAATGGATCTACGAGCGGTTGTCCAAATGCAGGAACCTGGACCAAATCGTCGTGGCGACGGGCGAATCGGCCGCCGACGACGAATTCGCGGAAACGCTCAAACGGCTCGGCATTCCGGTGTTTCGAGGAAGCGAGCACGATGTGCTGGACCGCTATTACCGGGCGGCGAGAGCCATCCGGGCGGACGCCGTGGTACGCATTACGGGAGATTGTCCCTTAATCGATCCGGCCGTCGTGGACGCCGTGGTCGCAAGGTTCAATGAAGGCCAGCCGGAGCTGCGCTATGTTTCCAACATCAATCCGCCGACGTATCCCGACGGGCTGGATGTCGAGGTGTTCACCATCGAGGCGCTGTACCAGGCATGGCGCCAGTCGGAATGGGCGTCCGAGCGCGAACACGTCACGCCTTACATGAGAAACCGTCCGGACCTGTTTCCCCAGGACCATATCCGCTGCGAGAAGGACTATTCCCACTACAGGTGGACGTTGGACGAAGAGCGGGATTGGAGCTTTCTGACCGCACTCGTGAGCCTGGCCTCGGACAAGGGGTGGGAGCCTCGAGAGGTCTCGTTCCCCGAATGGCTTTCGCTGATCGAAAGCCATTCGGACTTGACCGGGCGGAACGAAGGAATCCTCCGCAACGAAGGAGAGATGAAGTCTCTCGCGGCGGACCGGAAGGTCAAATGA
- a CDS encoding YveK family protein — protein sequence MEPELKELLRLLFRRAWFMVLMAAVFGGSVFYYHDKYAVPSYEAVSKVIVHTSSTSEYTDTYKEILTTPVIMDPAAARHPELGLTSEQLASRISVGTSEKSQVMSISVRDPSPDKAAAIVHAVADTFREEIPKVMKVDSVTILSDSGKAEPPRNVSKSLTSKLAIAVVLSFMASIGLILLREYFDDKIRTEKDVAVMLGKPLLATVTRIRKGDFKTGEVEDLELSKKIKAGEAINVGVNQ from the coding sequence ATGGAACCGGAATTGAAGGAATTGCTGAGGCTGTTGTTTCGCAGGGCGTGGTTCATGGTCCTGATGGCCGCCGTATTCGGCGGATCCGTATTTTACTACCACGACAAGTATGCCGTGCCGAGTTACGAAGCCGTCTCGAAGGTCATCGTCCATACCTCTTCGACTTCGGAGTATACCGATACGTACAAAGAAATTTTGACGACGCCCGTGATCATGGATCCGGCCGCCGCCCGCCATCCGGAGCTCGGGCTGACTTCCGAGCAGCTCGCTTCGCGCATTTCGGTGGGCACCTCCGAGAAATCCCAGGTCATGAGCATTTCGGTGAGGGATCCTTCTCCCGACAAAGCGGCCGCGATCGTGCATGCGGTGGCGGACACGTTCCGCGAGGAAATCCCGAAAGTCATGAAGGTGGACAGCGTCACGATCCTGAGCGACTCGGGCAAAGCCGAGCCTCCCCGCAACGTCTCCAAGAGCTTGACCAGCAAGCTCGCGATCGCGGTCGTGCTGTCGTTCATGGCCTCCATCGGCTTGATTCTGCTTCGCGAATACTTCGACGACAAGATCCGCACGGAGAAGGACGTGGCCGTGATGCTGGGCAAGCCTTTGCTCGCGACGGTAACCCGCATCCGGAAAGGGGATTTCAAGACGGGTGAAGTTGAAGATCTGGAGCTTTCGAAGAAAATCAAGGCAGGTGAAGCGATCAATGTCGGCGTTAATCAGTAA
- a CDS encoding CpsD/CapB family tyrosine-protein kinase — MSALISKHKLVAIANPDSPRTEMFRALRTNIQFADSDRERRVLAVTSSKPGEGKSTTVSNLAVLYAQAEKKVLLVDANLRKPALHRLFSASNRLGLTSVLSESCTIEHAVQELSVPNLSLMAAGPATVYPSEMLGSERMLKLLEELRTRYDLILIDASCLLNVTDSQVLSAFCDGVVFVVRAGKVRQKEAMQAMERLEHVRAKIVGVVLNRM; from the coding sequence ATGTCGGCGTTAATCAGTAAGCACAAGCTGGTGGCGATCGCGAATCCCGATTCCCCGCGTACCGAGATGTTCCGGGCTTTGCGAACGAACATCCAATTCGCCGACTCGGATCGGGAACGCCGGGTTCTCGCGGTGACCTCCTCCAAACCCGGCGAGGGCAAATCGACGACCGTCAGCAATTTGGCGGTCCTGTATGCCCAAGCCGAAAAGAAAGTGCTGCTGGTGGACGCCAACCTGCGCAAACCGGCGCTTCACCGCTTGTTCTCGGCGTCCAACCGGCTGGGGCTGACCAGCGTGCTGTCCGAAAGCTGCACGATCGAGCATGCCGTGCAGGAGCTTTCCGTGCCGAACTTGTCCCTGATGGCCGCGGGGCCGGCCACCGTCTATCCGTCCGAAATGCTCGGATCGGAACGGATGCTGAAGCTCCTCGAGGAGCTGAGGACCCGTTACGACCTCATCCTGATCGACGCATCCTGTTTGCTGAACGTGACGGATTCGCAAGTGCTGTCCGCTTTCTGCGACGGCGTCGTGTTCGTGGTGAGAGCGGGAAAAGTCAGGCAGAAGGAAGCGATGCAGGCAATGGAGAGACTGGAGCACGTTCGGGCCAAAATCGTAGGTGTCGTCTTGAATCGAATGTAG
- a CDS encoding aldo/keto reductase: MNKTKLGLGTVQFGLPYGVSNRQGQTAPEEVRAILETAQELGVRVLDTAVLYGESEEVLGSRLWGNHGFDIVTKMPSLLAADGGRFDAAEADRLLEQSLGRLRQPSVYGLLLHRAGDLLSPQGDEIMEWLLGCRRRGLVEKVGVSVYAEDDVEGLAERYPLQLLQAPVNVFDQRLIRSGALRKCKERGIEVHARSVFLQGLLLMDKDEIPAYFRPYARHLEGYALFLQRTGLDAVEAALSYVDGLAEVDAFVCGVNDRAQLLQLAAALRNGLRRRSDEFAPFAARDPALLNPSQWKL; encoded by the coding sequence ATGAACAAAACGAAGCTGGGTCTCGGGACCGTTCAATTCGGCTTGCCGTACGGCGTGTCCAACCGCCAAGGGCAGACGGCTCCCGAAGAGGTGCGGGCGATTCTCGAAACGGCGCAAGAGCTGGGCGTTCGGGTTCTGGATACGGCCGTGCTGTACGGGGAGAGCGAAGAGGTGCTGGGCAGCCGGCTTTGGGGGAATCACGGCTTCGATATCGTGACGAAGATGCCTTCCCTGCTTGCGGCAGACGGCGGCCGCTTCGACGCTGCTGAGGCGGACCGGCTGCTGGAGCAGTCCCTCGGCAGGCTGCGTCAGCCCTCCGTCTACGGGCTGCTGCTGCACCGGGCGGGAGACTTGCTGTCCCCGCAGGGCGACGAAATCATGGAATGGCTGCTGGGCTGCAGACGGCGGGGCCTGGTGGAGAAGGTCGGGGTGTCCGTCTACGCCGAAGACGACGTCGAGGGGCTGGCGGAGCGTTATCCGCTCCAGCTGCTGCAGGCGCCCGTCAACGTTTTCGACCAGCGGCTGATCCGCAGTGGAGCACTCCGCAAATGCAAGGAGCGGGGGATCGAGGTCCATGCCCGGTCGGTTTTCCTGCAGGGCCTCTTGTTGATGGACAAGGATGAGATCCCCGCCTATTTCCGGCCGTATGCCCGGCATCTCGAAGGCTACGCTCTGTTTCTCCAGCGCACGGGACTTGATGCGGTAGAAGCGGCCCTCTCCTACGTGGACGGGCTGGCGGAAGTGGATGCTTTCGTATGCGGCGTGAATGACCGCGCCCAACTGCTCCAGCTCGCCGCCGCGCTGCGCAACGGCCTCCGCCGCCGGTCCGACGAGTTCGCTCCTTTCGCGGCGCGCGACCCGGCGTTGTTGAATCCTTCCCAGTGGAAGCTTTAA
- the pseB gene encoding UDP-N-acetylglucosamine 4,6-dehydratase (inverting): MEVTGKVVLVTGGTGSFGRKFVQKALDMDVRKIIVFSRDELKQYEMSQEFTDPRMRFFIGDVRDAERLNRAFDGVDIVIHAAALKHVTACEYNPIEAVRTNILGAQNVIDAAINRGVKRVIALSTDKAANPINLYGATKLASDKLFVAANAYVGEKPTRFSVVRYGNVAGSRGSVIPFFHKIRRTGKVPITDERMTRFWITLDQGVQFVMDNLKRMKGGEIFVPKIPSVKIVDLAQVIAPDCQMEFVGIRPGEKLHEAMITEDDARKTVEFDGYYVIKPEYHGWLDDDPDGYGGKPLDERFSYCSHTNDHWLTDEEIRQYLGEYA, encoded by the coding sequence ATGGAAGTTACGGGAAAAGTGGTATTGGTGACCGGGGGAACCGGATCGTTCGGAAGAAAGTTCGTGCAGAAGGCGTTGGATATGGATGTGCGGAAGATCATCGTGTTCAGCCGGGACGAGTTGAAACAGTACGAAATGAGCCAAGAATTCACGGATCCGAGGATGCGGTTTTTCATCGGGGACGTTCGCGACGCGGAGCGCTTGAACCGGGCTTTCGACGGCGTGGACATCGTGATTCACGCAGCGGCGCTGAAGCACGTGACCGCTTGCGAATACAATCCGATCGAAGCGGTCCGGACGAATATCCTGGGCGCCCAGAACGTCATCGACGCGGCGATCAACCGCGGCGTCAAGCGGGTCATCGCGCTCAGCACGGACAAAGCGGCCAACCCCATCAACCTGTACGGCGCGACGAAGCTCGCTTCCGACAAGCTGTTCGTCGCGGCCAACGCTTACGTGGGCGAGAAGCCGACCCGGTTTTCCGTCGTCCGGTACGGCAACGTGGCCGGCAGCCGCGGCAGCGTCATTCCTTTTTTTCACAAAATCCGCCGCACCGGCAAAGTGCCGATTACCGACGAACGGATGACCCGTTTCTGGATCACACTCGACCAAGGCGTGCAATTCGTCATGGATAACTTGAAGCGGATGAAAGGCGGCGAAATTTTCGTCCCGAAAATCCCGAGCGTGAAAATCGTCGATTTGGCCCAGGTGATCGCCCCCGACTGCCAGATGGAATTCGTCGGCATCCGGCCCGGCGAGAAATTGCACGAAGCGATGATCACGGAAGACGACGCCCGGAAAACGGTCGAATTCGACGGTTATTACGTCATCAAACCCGAATACCACGGCTGGCTGGACGACGACCCGGACGGCTACGGGGGCAAACCGCTGGACGAAAGGTTCAGCTATTGCAGCCATACCAACGACCACTGGCTGACGGACGAAGAAATCCGGCAGTACCTAGGTGAATACGCATGA
- a CDS encoding aminotransferase class III-fold pyridoxal phosphate-dependent enzyme, whose translation MSSRYAQSERLLERALHTIPLGSQTFSKSKTQYPLGVSPYFIEKGLGSRVWDADGNEYIDFVNSLGAVLLGYRDPFVDDAVRRQMDNGVSFSLPHRLEMQVSEKLTELIPCAEMARFGKNGSDATAGAVRLARAYTSRERVAVCGYHGWQDWYIGSTARHLGVPKAVRELTHSFTFNRLDTLEKLFSDYPGEFAAVILEPMNSTEPTPEFLQGIQALCRNHGTVLIFDETVTGFRFDIGGAQRLFGVTPDLATFGKGMANGYPISAIVGKRDLMMKMEDIFYSFTFGGETLSLAATLATLRRLETYPVISSIHRVGRKIMDGIRDSIELHGLESVLSVTGSPSWSFLSIRDTDRYSSWDIKTFYLQEMLARGILTLGAHTVSYSHTDEDAARLLLAYDEFLQQLETALTRGDLENRLRCKPLEPLFRVR comes from the coding sequence ATGTCCAGTCGATACGCGCAATCGGAAAGATTGCTGGAAAGAGCCCTGCACACGATTCCGCTCGGCAGCCAAACGTTCAGCAAAAGCAAAACCCAATACCCGCTCGGCGTCTCTCCCTATTTCATCGAAAAAGGGCTCGGCAGCCGGGTGTGGGACGCGGACGGCAACGAATACATCGATTTCGTGAACAGCCTGGGGGCCGTGCTGCTCGGCTACCGCGACCCGTTCGTCGACGACGCGGTCCGGCGCCAGATGGACAACGGAGTTTCGTTCAGCTTGCCGCACCGGCTGGAAATGCAGGTCTCGGAGAAACTGACGGAGCTCATTCCGTGCGCCGAGATGGCGCGTTTCGGCAAAAACGGCTCCGACGCCACGGCCGGCGCGGTCCGGCTGGCCCGGGCCTACACGTCGCGGGAACGCGTCGCGGTGTGCGGTTACCACGGCTGGCAGGACTGGTACATCGGTTCGACCGCGCGTCATCTCGGCGTTCCGAAGGCGGTTCGCGAGCTGACCCATTCTTTTACCTTCAACCGTCTCGATACGCTGGAGAAATTGTTTTCGGATTACCCGGGCGAATTCGCCGCCGTCATTCTCGAGCCGATGAACTCGACCGAACCGACTCCCGAATTCCTGCAGGGTATCCAGGCTCTATGCCGCAATCACGGTACGGTCCTCATTTTCGACGAGACGGTCACCGGATTCCGCTTCGACATCGGGGGCGCGCAGCGTCTGTTCGGCGTGACGCCGGACCTCGCGACGTTCGGCAAAGGAATGGCCAACGGTTACCCGATCTCGGCCATCGTGGGAAAACGCGACCTCATGATGAAAATGGAGGATATTTTCTATTCGTTTACGTTCGGAGGGGAAACGCTGTCCCTGGCGGCGACGCTTGCGACCCTGCGCAGGCTGGAGACGTACCCTGTGATCAGCTCGATCCACCGCGTCGGGCGTAAAATCATGGACGGCATTCGCGATTCCATCGAACTGCACGGTCTGGAGTCGGTCCTGTCGGTGACCGGCAGTCCGTCGTGGTCGTTTCTGAGCATCCGGGACACCGACCGGTACAGCTCCTGGGACATCAAAACCTTCTATTTGCAAGAAATGCTGGCCCGGGGCATTCTCACGCTGGGCGCCCATACCGTCAGCTATTCGCATACCGACGAGGACGCGGCCCGGCTCCTGCTCGCTTACGACGAATTCCTGCAGCAGCTCGAAACCGCGCTCACCCGCGGCGATCTGGAGAACCGGCTTCGCTGCAAGCCGTTGGAGCCCCTGTTCCGGGTACGATAA
- the pseC gene encoding UDP-4-amino-4,6-dideoxy-N-acetyl-beta-L-altrosamine transaminase, whose amino-acid sequence MRNTFLPYARQWIDDRDIEAVTAILKGDYLTTGPLVPELESKMAKTVGARYAVAFANGTAALHAACSAAGIGDGDEVITTPMTFAASANCVLYQNGTPVFADIDERTYNVDPVEVEKLVTDRTKAIIAVDFTGQPANLAALRKIASKHGLVLIEDAAHALGASYQGSKVGSVSDMTMFSLHPVKHVTSGEGGVITTNSEEYYRKLLRFRSHGIVRDRESLENPSRGAWYYEMQELGYNYRLTDFQAALAVSQLDKLDRFVERRRAIADRYNEAFCDMEEAILPEQDGNGESSWHLYVVQLKLDRLRFGRDEIFERMHAENIGVNLHYIPVHLHPYYRRLGYGPGLCPKAERFYDRVLTLPLFPAMTDRDVEDVIHAFRKVIGESVKEPVAG is encoded by the coding sequence ATGAGAAACACCTTCCTTCCTTACGCACGGCAATGGATTGACGACCGTGACATCGAGGCCGTCACGGCGATCTTAAAGGGAGATTACCTGACGACCGGCCCGCTCGTTCCGGAGCTGGAGAGCAAAATGGCGAAAACCGTGGGAGCCCGCTACGCCGTCGCTTTCGCAAACGGCACCGCGGCGCTGCACGCCGCCTGCAGCGCGGCCGGAATCGGCGATGGAGACGAGGTCATCACCACGCCGATGACGTTCGCGGCCAGCGCTAACTGCGTGCTGTACCAAAACGGAACGCCGGTTTTCGCGGACATCGACGAGCGGACCTATAATGTCGACCCGGTTGAAGTCGAGAAGCTCGTGACCGATCGGACGAAGGCGATCATCGCCGTCGATTTCACCGGCCAGCCGGCCAATCTCGCCGCGCTGCGGAAAATCGCGTCGAAGCACGGACTCGTGCTGATCGAGGATGCGGCCCATGCGCTGGGCGCGAGCTACCAGGGGAGCAAAGTCGGTTCCGTCAGCGACATGACGATGTTCAGTCTTCATCCCGTGAAGCACGTCACGTCGGGGGAAGGCGGCGTCATCACGACGAACAGCGAGGAATATTACCGGAAGCTCCTGCGGTTCCGCAGCCACGGCATCGTGCGAGACCGCGAGTCGCTCGAGAATCCGAGCCGCGGCGCCTGGTATTACGAAATGCAGGAGCTCGGCTACAATTACCGGCTGACCGACTTCCAGGCGGCGCTTGCCGTCAGCCAGCTTGACAAGCTGGATCGTTTCGTCGAGCGGCGGCGGGCGATCGCCGACCGCTATAACGAGGCTTTCTGCGACATGGAGGAAGCCATCCTGCCCGAGCAGGACGGCAACGGAGAGTCCAGCTGGCATCTCTACGTCGTACAGCTGAAGCTCGACCGCCTTCGCTTCGGGCGCGACGAAATTTTCGAACGCATGCATGCCGAGAACATCGGCGTTAACCTGCATTACATTCCGGTCCACCTTCATCCGTATTACCGCCGCTTAGGATACGGTCCGGGCTTGTGCCCGAAGGCCGAACGGTTTTACGACAGGGTGCTGACGCTGCCGCTGTTCCCCGCGATGACCGACCGCGACGTCGAGGACGTGATTCACGCCTTCCGCAAAGTCATCGGGGAGAGCGTCAAAGAGCCCGTTGCCGGATGA
- a CDS encoding DUF4910 domain-containing protein has product MEAERRKERMKTMIDRYYRLNRVSVADDTSLFARELAEELGVGVLSLSTGTPCLTWAVPRKWVVKEAFIETLDGKRIADYAWHPLYLNSYSAPFSGILSREELMKHVSSHPVLEDRLIYLNRWQYHREHTQWGFSVPANVVKEMTDEAYRVHIDVSFEEGQLDVIDWILPGETEETIFFAAHTCHPGQVNDGIACMAVLVELFRHLQTLPRRKYTYRLIMGPEYFAAAAVLEHGRDVKNLRYGYYLDMVANLLPMSYSASFAGNSYADRITRSVLRNYEAGRLDAPYRSLYGNDEMFYDGPGFEIPTVCLARHPFPYYHTDWDDLAHCDFEGLEETFRILTDIVATFEADCVPVRTYEGPLYLSGYNLYIDPLKDPKGYNALQAIQIYMNGERSLLEIAEKADVSFSFVHEFYSELLKHGLAVEKPALIPEEAVS; this is encoded by the coding sequence GTGGAGGCGGAGCGTCGCAAGGAACGGATGAAAACGATGATTGACCGGTACTACAGGCTGAACCGGGTGTCGGTCGCGGACGATACCAGCCTGTTCGCGAGGGAGCTCGCCGAGGAGTTGGGAGTGGGCGTCCTTTCGCTGTCCACGGGCACCCCTTGCCTGACTTGGGCCGTGCCCCGTAAATGGGTCGTGAAAGAAGCGTTTATCGAAACGCTGGACGGCAAGCGGATCGCCGATTACGCCTGGCACCCGCTGTACCTGAATTCCTACTCGGCCCCCTTTTCCGGCATCCTCAGCCGGGAGGAGCTCATGAAGCACGTATCCTCCCATCCGGTTTTGGAAGACCGCCTAATATACCTCAACCGCTGGCAGTACCACCGGGAGCATACCCAATGGGGCTTCAGCGTTCCGGCCAACGTCGTGAAGGAAATGACGGACGAAGCTTACCGCGTCCATATCGACGTTTCCTTCGAAGAGGGACAGCTCGACGTCATCGACTGGATTCTCCCGGGAGAAACCGAAGAGACGATCTTCTTCGCCGCCCACACCTGCCACCCCGGCCAGGTGAACGACGGAATCGCCTGTATGGCCGTGCTGGTCGAGCTTTTCCGGCACCTGCAGACCTTGCCGAGGCGCAAGTACACGTACCGGCTCATCATGGGGCCGGAATACTTCGCGGCGGCTGCCGTCCTGGAGCACGGCCGGGACGTGAAAAACCTGCGCTATGGCTATTACCTGGACATGGTGGCCAACCTGCTGCCCATGAGCTATTCCGCCTCGTTCGCCGGCAACAGCTACGCGGACCGCATCACGCGCAGCGTCCTCCGGAATTACGAAGCGGGGCGCCTGGATGCCCCATACCGCAGCCTGTACGGGAACGACGAAATGTTCTACGACGGGCCGGGATTCGAAATTCCGACCGTCTGCCTCGCCCGGCATCCTTTTCCTTACTACCACACGGATTGGGACGACCTCGCCCATTGCGACTTCGAAGGGCTCGAGGAAACGTTCCGCATCCTGACCGATATCGTCGCCACGTTCGAAGCCGACTGCGTCCCGGTCCGGACCTACGAAGGTCCTCTTTACTTGAGCGGATACAACTTGTACATCGATCCGCTGAAGGATCCCAAAGGCTACAACGCCCTTCAGGCGATCCAGATTTACATGAACGGGGAAAGAAGCTTGCTGGAAATCGCGGAGAAAGCGGACGTCTCGTTCTCGTTCGTTCACGAATTTTACAGCGAATTGCTCAAACACGGGTTGGCCGTCGAGAAGCCGGCTCTGATCCCGGAGGAGGCCGTTTCATGA